A stretch of DNA from Candidatus Pantoea bituminis:
AAGTGGCGGTCGCACGCGTTGAGCTGCATAACCAGCAAGGCGATTACATCGCCACGGCAACCGCGACCTATTTGATTGGATAACTTATACGACGTGCAAGCGTCGCCGTTTTTTGGATAGTCGTTTTCGGAAGGTCTATGGATACGCAACAAACGCGCCAGGGCATTGGCTTTGCTCTTGGCGCTTATTTTATTTGGGGCATCGCACCCGCCTATTTCAAACTGGTAAAAGAAGTCCCACCGACTGAAATCATGACGCATCGGGTGATCTGGTCTGCACTGTTTATGTTGCTTTTGATCACCCTAAGCCGCAGTTGGGGAGTCGTTCGCGGTGTATTACGTCAGCCCAAAAAAGTGCTGATTTTAGCGGCCACCGCGCTGACTATCGGCGGCAACTGGCTACTGTTCATCTGGGCGGTAAATAATCAGCACATGCTGGAAGCCAGCCTTGGCTACTTTATTAATCCGCTGATCAACGTGGTATTCGGCATGCTGTTTCTGCGCGAGCGCTTCCGTCGTCTGCAATGGCTGGCGGTATTTCTGGCGACGCTGGGTGTTGTCGTGCAGCTGTGGCAGTTTGGATCGCTGCCCATTATCGCGCTGGGCCTGGCCTTGAGCTTCTCTTTTTACGGTCTGGTGCGTAAAAAGATTCAGGTTGATGCGCAGAGCGGAATGTTGATCGAAACGCTGTGGCTGTTTCCGCTGGCGGCAATTTACCTGTTTGGTTTTGCCGACAGCAGCACCAGCCATTTGGGCGCGAACCCAATGAGCCTGAATATAAAGCTGATTGCAGCCGGTATTATTACTACCATTCCGCTGATGCTGTTCGCCGCCGCGTGTAGTCGCCTGCGCCTTTCCACCGTCGGCTTTTTCCAGTATCTCGGTCCAACGCTGATGTTTTTACTGGCGGTGCTTTTTTATGGTGAAACCATCACGCCAGATAAAATGGTGACCTTTGGTTTCATCTGGCTGGCACTGCTGGTGTTTGTCTACGATGCGGTT
This window harbors:
- the rarD gene encoding EamA family transporter RarD, with amino-acid sequence MDTQQTRQGIGFALGAYFIWGIAPAYFKLVKEVPPTEIMTHRVIWSALFMLLLITLSRSWGVVRGVLRQPKKVLILAATALTIGGNWLLFIWAVNNQHMLEASLGYFINPLINVVFGMLFLRERFRRLQWLAVFLATLGVVVQLWQFGSLPIIALGLALSFSFYGLVRKKIQVDAQSGMLIETLWLFPLAAIYLFGFADSSTSHLGANPMSLNIKLIAAGIITTIPLMLFAAACSRLRLSTVGFFQYLGPTLMFLLAVLFYGETITPDKMVTFGFIWLALLVFVYDAVSTSIRARSRVGVA